One stretch of Limnohabitans sp. DNA includes these proteins:
- the radC gene encoding DNA repair protein RadC, translated as MSIKDLPADARPREKLLARGPQALSDVELLAILLRTGMAGKNVFQLSEELLGPDGIAGLLQATAQSLQLVKGLGPAKQAELLAVFELARRALSQRLKEREAFQTPNAVKQYLQLQLAHKNHEVFAVLFLDSQNRMLAMEELFRGTLSQTSVYPREVVMRALHHQAAAVVLSHNHPSGSVQPSRADEHLTQTLKASLALVDVRVLDHIIVGQGQALSMAESGLM; from the coding sequence ATGAGCATCAAAGACTTGCCAGCCGATGCGCGGCCGCGCGAAAAACTGCTCGCCCGTGGCCCGCAGGCCCTGAGCGATGTGGAGTTGCTGGCCATCTTGCTGCGCACCGGCATGGCGGGCAAAAACGTGTTCCAGCTGTCCGAAGAACTGCTGGGGCCGGACGGCATCGCGGGCTTGCTGCAGGCCACGGCGCAGTCACTCCAATTGGTCAAGGGTCTGGGTCCGGCCAAACAGGCCGAGCTGCTGGCCGTGTTCGAGCTGGCCCGCCGGGCCTTGAGCCAGCGCCTGAAAGAGCGCGAGGCATTCCAAACGCCCAACGCCGTCAAACAGTATTTGCAGCTGCAACTGGCCCATAAAAACCACGAAGTCTTTGCGGTGCTGTTTCTGGACAGCCAAAACCGCATGCTGGCCATGGAAGAGCTTTTTAGGGGCACGCTCAGCCAGACCAGCGTTTACCCGCGCGAAGTGGTCATGCGCGCCCTGCACCACCAGGCCGCCGCTGTGGTGCTGTCGCACAACCACCCCAGCGGCTCGGTCCAGCCCAGCCGGGCCGACGAGCACCTGACCCAGACCCTCAAAGCTTCACTCGCACTGGTGGATGTGCGCGTGCTCGACCACATCATCGTGGGGCAAGGACAGGCACTGTCGATGGCCGAATCAGGATTGATGTGA